The uncultured Bacteroides sp. DNA segment ATTACAATTACATCTACAGGCAAGAAACCTATTATTAAAGAATTCACGTTAAAAGCAGGTGAAAAGATTTTTGATTTTGGAACACTATATACTTCCGAAGCGACGAATGAGTTGAAGGGCATAGAAGTGATTGCGCAAAAACCACTTGTGAAAGTTGACATTGATAAGATAGAATATAATATTCAGGATGATCCCGATTCGAAGACCAACTCGGTGTTAGAAATGCTGCGGAAAGTACCTCTGGTGACGGTGGATGGCGAGGATAATATAAAGGTAAACGGGAGTAGCAGTTTTAAAGTGCATGTGAACGGGAAGCCTAACAATATGATGAGTAACAACCCGAAAGAGGTGCTGAAGAGTATGCCGGCAAATTCAATTAAATACATTGAAGTAATCACTAATCCCGGAGCAAAGTATGATGCCGAAGGAGTCGGTGGGATTTTGAATATTGTCACTGTAGGTACCGGCTTTGAAGGTTATACCGTTACAATAAGTGGGAATGCAGGCAATACAGGAGCGGGTGGAAGTGTTTATGGGACTGTGAAGAAGAACAAACTCACAGTAACGGGCAATTATAGCTATAGTTTGAATGATTATCCCGCAAGCTATTCGAATACGCAACGTGATGATTATTCAGCAAAAACTAAGCTCAACTCAAGTAGTAAGAATTCAAATGACGGCTCTTTTCAAAATGGGAATCTGGAAGCTAGTTATGAGATAGATACGCTCCGGCTGATTACTCTTTCATTTGGAATGTATGGTGGTGGGAATGACGGAACAGGTGGCGGGCTGACCGAATTAACGGGTGCTACAAACAGTTCAATTTATGATTATAATATGAATAGTAAATATGACAACTCTTGGTACTCTATTCGCGGCAACATCGATTATCAACGTCTGTTTAAGGTGAAAGACCGTATGCTTACGTTTTCTTATAAGATCGACACGGAACCTGAGATCTCTGATTCTCATTCTCGATATACCGATCGTCATATTCCTGATGAATACTTGCAACTATTAAACCTGCACGATCAGCGTACGGATGGTAAAACGAATACTACGGAACATACTTTTCAAATAGATTATACCACACCTGTGGGCAAATTACATACCATTGAATCCGGAGCAAAGTACATCATTCGTAATAACACGAGTGACAATAAGTTCTATTTGGCTGATAGCGGTAGTGATGATTATTCTTATAACGAAAGCAGAAGTAGTAAGTATGAGCATCTGAACAATATTCTTGCAGCTTATGCCGGTTACACCTTTAAGTATAAGAACTTTTCGGCAAAAACCGGAGTAAGGTATGAACATACGCTACAAGATGTGAGTTATTTGGTGGGTACCGGAAAAGATTTTAAGGTGAACTTTGATGATGTAGTACCGTCGGCTAGTGTAGGATTGAAGATCGGTCAGACACAGAATATTCGTGCAGGATATAATATGCGTATATGGAGGCCCAGTATCTATTTTCTGAACCCTTATGTAGACAAAAGTAATCCTACAAGTATTAGTTATGGTAACCCGGAACTACAGAGCGAGAAGAGTCATTCGTTCAATCTGAGTTATAGTAGCTTCACGGCTAAATTTAATTTGAACTTGACGTTGAGGCATTCTTTCAATAATAATGGTATTGAGAGTTATAGTTTCTTAGAGAATGGTATACTGAACTCTACGTATAAGAATATAGGGAAAAGCAAGAACACCGGAATAAGCTTATACGCTAACTGGAATGCTTCTTCTATGACTCGGATCTATATGAATGCCAGCGGAGGGTACAGTGATTACCGCAGTCCGGCGCAAGGGTTAAAAAATTATGGTTGGGATGGCTTTGCGTATGGTGGCATTCAGCAGACTTTTCCTCTGGATATACGTGTCAGTCTCAATTTGATGGGTGCAACTCCTCGTACAACATTACAAGGGAGCGGCAGCGGCTTTTATGATTATGGATTGAGCGTCAATAAGTCTTTTCTCGATAAACGGCTTACTGTAAGTGCTTTTGCTAATAATTTCTTGAAGAAATACCTCTCCAACACTTCTCGTATAGAGAGTGAAACATTTCTTCAGAGGAGTGAATCCAGATATTCGCGGCAGCGTCTTGGAGTCAGTGTGAGCTATCGAATTGGTGAATTGACGGCAAGCGTCAAGAAGGCGGCTCGAAGTATCAATAACGACGATGTGAAAAGTGGAGAAGGCGGCGGAGAGGGAGGCACTACAAAATAAGTTAAAAACCTTTTCTTTTTTGCCTGAAAGCTTGACTTTCGTTGTTGAAAGTAGTATTTTTGTAAGTGTAATCATAAAGTATATTCAATTTATAGTGCACAAAAAGAGGGAAGTTATTGCTTCCCTCTTTTTGTGCACTATATCGGCTATTTTGGTCAACTGAACGTCATTTTTGCCCAAACTGAACCGTTCACTTTACATAAAAGACGGTTGCACTTTGCCCGAAAGACAGTTTCTCTTGACTAAGATGCCTATATGTTCTCGGAATATCTCCTTATGAAAAGAAGTTTTCTCTTAATGTTATCCTGAAAACTTCTTTTCCCTTCTCAACTATACCTTCTACCGTTAATAATTTGTAAACTTGCTCTTGACAAGAATGAGCTCATTTCACTCATTTTTACTAAAAATGCTTAGTACACCTTGCCGCTTTTTGCAAAGGCTATAAGGTCGATTCCTTGACGCTTTTGATAAGCCTCGGCTTTAAAATAGCCGTCCACAAGTCATAACCCTTTTGATTCATGTGGAGGTTATCTTCTTTGAAGATGTTCTTACGTAGTACTCCGTTTTCATCATACATACATGAGGAAACATCTACATAGTCCACTCCTGAAGTTTGCGATGCATATTCTTTGAGCAATACATTAATGATTTTTTGTTTAGCTAACATCTGCGTTCTTGCATAGGAGGGCTTGAATGAAAGCATGTAAATGGGAACTGATGGATAATCTCTTTGCAAGCGAGCTATAAATATACGAATGAAATCGTATGTATCTCCTATGCTGAGATCTTCCTGTGAACCGTTCAAGTCATTTTCCACATAGAGCACGATGGTGCGAGGATGGAAGCCACGAGCAATGATGTCATAATAGTAAAGCATGTCGCGAATGGCTGCGCCTCCATAGGAACGACGGATGATCTTAAATGGAGCCATATCATTATAAATATTATCCCACCTATTAATTGAAGAACTTCCTAGAAAGAGGACATCGCAAGATGTATCTTGCAGTTTCTTATTGGCTTCTTGATGTTCATCAAGCTCTTTTTGATAACGAGTGATCCACCTTAATGCATCAATATGTGTCAGTGGAAGATATTCTTTTAAGCAAACCGAATCTTGTGTATGTTGAGCAAATGCCTGTTGTGTAAAGTAGGGAATGCAGAATGATAAAAGTAGTATGATCGTTTTTCTTTTCATTATTAATTTTAAGAATATTACTATTTGTCTTTTTATTCATTGAAGCCTAACTTCTTAAGTCCCTGCTGCACGTCCGGATGACTCATAAAGAGCTTCCATAGCAAACCCGAGCGATGATTCTCGATCATTACGGCTATCGGCCCCTGATCTATGGCCAGATAGCGTTTTGGATACCAATTGGCAGTTTCGCTAAAAGCATCATAAAAGCCATATTTTCCGTAAACCTTATCACCCATAGTATAAAGATGACGCATTACCTTTAATGAATACTCGGGCGTATAAACGATGGAGGAAAGCGCAGCAGTGGGGGAGATCACTCCTAGGTCACTCGCTTCATTCGGCGCATGCGCAGCATATCCATCAACCGAATAGCTTGCTGTTAATCCCCAGCAATCATCGCCATATCCTTTGTAACTTTTAGGGTTACGAATGCAATAAGCCCGATTCACAAGCGTAAGATTCTTCATCTCATCAAAATAGGACGCATATTTATCTTTCAGGTTAGTCGGATTTAGTCCTAAGAAAGAATAATGTGCCCAAAATAACGGGCTTGCGTCAGTGCCTTGATAGCGCAATTGGAGTGGGATGCCTTCTACTTCGTGTGGCGATACAATAGCTCCGCTCTCGGCCCAACCTTCGTGATAAACTTCGGCCGGTACTCCGTGTGTAGGCGATGATGCAGCAAGCACATACATGATAAGGCACTCATTGTATCCTCGTACGGGGAAGTTCATCTCCCACGCATAGTCGGGACTCCAGTGCCAGTAGAGGACATTCTTTCCGTTGCGATACCAATCCCATTCCACTGCCTGCCAAATGTTGTCTATTCGTGCAGCCACAGCTTTTTCCTCTTCGCTTCCGTTAAGATAATATTGGTGTACAGCCAATAAACCTTGTATTAAAAAAGCTGTTTCGACTAAATCACCGCCATTGTCTTTCTGTCCGAAGGGCTTCACCTTTCCCGTTTCTCCATTCCACCAATGAGGAAAAGCGCCATGAAAACGGTCGGCTTTCTCTAAGAAGCCGACTATTTTATTCATCCTTTCCAATCCCTCTTGACGAGTTACATATCCACGGTCAATACCTGCCAGTATGGCCATGATACCAAAACCGCTTCCACCTGTCGTTACGATGTTTTTATCATTTTCCGGATAAATTCCGTCTACATGATAGCGTTCTCGAGCCATGCCACTGGTGGGTTCGGCTCCATCCCAGAAATAGTTGAATGTACTGCGTTGCACACTGTCCATCAGTGCATCGTCGGATAGTTCGGCCTCGGTGTTGTCGTCGGCTTTACTTCCTCCTTTGCAGGCTGTTGCAGCCAATACGATAAACAGAAGTATGAATTGTTTGAATAGGTTCATGGCTTTATCTTATTTATGGGTTAAGAGTAAAATGTGCTGTTTGCACATCACGACTATTGCCTCCAATCATCACATCAAAATCTCCCGGCTCGCACACAAACTGCAAGTCTTCATTGTAGAATTTAAGTAGCTCGGGTGTAATTTTGAAGGAAACCTCTTTTGACTCTCCTGCTTTCAGGGCTATTTTGTTGAATCCTTTAAGCTCTTTTACAGGGCGAGTGATGCTACCAACCAAGTCGCGTAGATAAAGTTGCACTACTTCGCTTCCTTCTTTGTCGCCTGTGTTGGTCACAGTTACAGTGGCCGTCAACTCTCCATTGCTATTCATTGTTGCCGAACTTAGTGAAACATTGCTATACTTAAAAGTGGTGTAGCTCAGTCCGTAACCGAAAGGATAAAGCGGATCGTTGCTTACATCCAGATAGTTGCTGCGGAATTTCTCGAACCAGTGACCTTCACCCAGTGGGCGACCGGTATTCTTATGGCTGTAATACAAAGGAAGCTGACCTACATTTTGAGGGAAAGTAGTTGTCAGTTTACCGCTAGGGTTTGCATCACCAAACAAAACATCACTGATGGCATAAGCAGCTTCGCTACCTCCAAACCAGACGTTCAGTATGGCCGGAACATGTTCGTTTTCCCATGTTAACACTACCGGTCGGCCGGTGAAAAGCACCAATACCACCGGTTTACCTGTTTTTAATAATTCCTTCAATAATGTGCGTTGCACATCCGGCATATCCAGATTGGTACGACTACTACTTTCACCACTCATCTCTGACGACTCGCCTAAAGCGGCAATGATAACATCCGCATTAGCTGATACTTTGAGCGCCTCGTCGAGCAACTCTTGACTTGTGCGATTGTCTCTGTTCAGGCTGCGCCCGAAGGTTGTTGCACGTTCCTCGTATGCGGCATCTTCCATCAGGTTACTGCCTTTCGCATACACCACGTTTGCTTTTTTGCCTAGTACCTCTTGCAGACCCTCTACCAATGAAGCCGATTTATCCAGTCGGGCTGCCACGCTCCAAGTGCCCGGCATATTCGAACGAGTATTCGCTAATGGTCCCACAACAGCAACCGTTCCCTGCTTGCGAAGAGGCAATGTATTCTTTTCGTTCTTGAGCAGAACAAAACTTTCGGTAGCTATCTTCCGAGCGATGGCACGATGCTCGGGCGTATAAATTTCCTTTGCAGGGCGTTTCACATCGCAATACTTATAAGGATCCTCAAAGAGTCCGAGTTTATACTTAGCCTCTAAGATACGGCGACAAGCCATATTGACTGTTTCCTCGGAAACCTTACCTTCCTGAATCGATTTCTTTATTGTGCCAATAAAACCATCACTGACCATATCCATGTCCGTACCCGCATTGAGCGCTCGTGCGGAAACTGTTTGTAAATCACCGATCCCATGGTTAACCATTTCAGAGATTCCAGTAAAGTCACTTACCACAAAACCATTGAAGCCCCATTGCTTGCGAAGTACATCCGTCAGTAACCACTTATTGGCTGTTGCCGGAACTCCATTTATCTCGTTAAAAGAGACCATTACACTTCCGGCACCAGCTTCAACGGCTGCTTTGTAAGGGAGCATATATTCATTAAACATACGGTTTTGACTCATGTCCACCGTATTATAATCACGTCCTGCTTCGGCTGCTCCGTAAAGAGCGAAATGCTTTACGCAAGCCATGATTTCATTCTTGTTTGCCATGCTGTTTCCCTGATATCCTTTTACCATGGCTTTGGCTATCTCGCCTCCTAAGAAGGGATCTTCCCCGCTACCTTCAGAAACCCGTCCCCAACGGGCATCTCTGCTTATATCCACCATTGGACTGAATGTCCAACTAATGCCGTCGGCGCTAGCCTCGGTCGCTGCAATGCGAGCCGATTGCTCAATGGCTGCCATGTTCCATGTGCAAGCCAGCCCTAATGGGATAGGAAATACCGTTTCATAGCCATGAACAACGTCCATGCCGAAGAGCAACGGAATACCTAGTCGGCTCTCTTTAATAGCCAACTTCTGTACATCTTTAATCTTTTCTACCCCTTTGAGATTGAATAATCCGCCTACCTGTCCTGTGCGAATCTTCTGTGCAACATCACTACTCTTAGCCTGCCCGGTAGTAATTTCACCACTTACCGGAAGATTGAGTTGTCCGATCTTCTCTTCCAACGTCATCTTCTTCATCAGATTGTCGATGAAGCGGTTCATGTCCTGTGGTGCTTTTTGAGCTTGTAGTGTCATCGTAGCAATTACCATCAAAAAAACGAAAACCTTACTTCTACTTGAAAACTTTTTCATAACGGGTTCTTTAATTATGATTTATCTTATCTGTTCGCCTGCTCTAATCTTTTGGGAGATCATTCACATAGATAAATAAACATCGGAGATAAAAAAATGTTAGAGGGACGCAGGATCATGTCAAGAGTCCCTCTAACGATGTTAGTTAATTAGCATAGTCAGGATTTTGAACTAATACTCCTTTCGATTTATCAACCTCTGTTTGAGGGAGAGGTAAGTATTTGTTTTTATCCTGATAGTTTGTCTTGCCTGCGGCGTGGAGTACGTCGGCTGCGATGCCCCAACGTACCAGATCATAGAAGCGATCAGGTTCCAGCCCCAATTCTACACGGCGCTCGTGGCGAATGGCATTACGGACTTCATTTTGATCTGTAGTTGTTACCTTGGGTAAAATATTGGCATTTCCACTCCGAGCACGGAATCGGACCATCTCTAAGTCAGTCAATGCTTCGGATGGACGTCCTAGCTCATTGGATGCTTCTGCTGCCATTAGTACAACATCAGCATATCGGATTAGGCGGATATTTACCCAATAACCGCCGTTGCTAAATGTAGCACGTTTGGCCGGATCTGTATATGCTTTTTTGTTGAAATAAGCACCGTCTGCAGATGATACAGGTGACTCTCCGTAAGGCTTGTTGGTGTTTGCTTCGGTAATAGGATCGGTTTCCGATTTCCTGAAATATAGAAGTGTGGCATCCTTTCTGGGATCGCCTGCTTCAAAGGCCTTGCCCATTTCTGTAGTAGCCATGTGCCAGCCCCATCCGAGATTCCATTGACCCGATCCACGAACGCCTTGTACTTCACTGAACTGACTACCGATGCTTGAACTGTTGGGAAGAGATGCTGTAGCGAGGCATTGAAGTTCAAATACTGATTCGCTACTATTCTCCCCTTCGTCGGTGAAGATCTTGTCGTACGGAGTATTCAAATCATAAAGCCCTGAATTCATTACATCTGTAGCTGCTGCATGCATGTTTGTCCAATCACTACGCATCATGTAGGTTCGGGCATGAAGTGCACGTGCTGCTCCCCATGTCAATCGTCCTTTGTATTCAGCCGGCCATTCTCTTGGTAGTCGTCTTTCCGCTTCTGCAAGATCTGCGTCAATCTGTTTGTAGATTTCAGAAATACTTGTCTTTGGGATATTAGCTTGTGAACTCTCTGTGATGTTGAAAGTGATTAAAGGAACTTCACCGAAAGCCCTTACCAAATTGAAGTAAGCATAAGCACGGAAGAATGAAACTTCTCCTTTGTTGATATTTGTATTTAGTGTGTCAGATAATACAACGGTTTCAATTGTATGTAGTACCGAATTACATTGGTGGATAATGGTATAATTTTGGTTCCAATAAGCACCTAACACTCCATTGCTGGCTGTATAGACAAAATCGTCAAACATAGCCGCTTGGTCAGCCCCATCAGAGGCACTACTTCCTTTCTCGGAATCTTCCGAGCGAAAGTTGTGAATGGCAAAAGCGGGAATGCCTGCAGTAATATTATAACTACGCATCATGCTATAAACACTGAATACTCGTCCCTGTAAACTACCACCGGGAGCATCGTCTGCGGTGGTCTGCCCTAGCGGACTACGATCTAAGAAATCGCTGCATCCTGTAAAGCTAAGTGCTAAAGAGGTTGCTATTATTGATAGAATATATTTACTTTGTTTCATGGTTCTATTTATTTAGAAAGTAAGATTTACGCCAAATGTATAAACCGCAGGCATTGGATAACTACCACCATCTACTCCAAATGCTGTAGCAGAACCTCCCAATTCAGGAGTGTATCCGGTATTGTTTTTCCAAGTCTTTAAATTTTGTGCATTCACATAAAGTTTTAGTGCTTGTAAGTGAATCTTTTGGAGCAACTCTTTGTCAAAGCTATAAGCTAACTGTATGTTTCTGATTCTTAAGAAACTGCCGTCTTCAATATAATAATCGGAATTCAGATTATTGATCGTGTGCTTTGTATTAAGAAGGGGTTCGCTATTTGAGGTCCCTTCACCATGCCAACGATTCATACGGGCAGACATATAATTGAATTGAGACCAATTGTAATTATCCCATGTACGGTAAATTTCATTTCCGTGTTGCCCCATCATGTCCATACTTAAATCGAAGTTCTTGTATGATACTCCCAGCGAAAGGCCATAAGTAAAGTCTGGAGTAGGATTACCAATCATGGTACGGTCTGCTGTTGTTATCTGTTTGTCACCATCGACATCAACAAACTTTAAATCTCCCGGTGTAACTGTTGCTAATGTGTTTTTTGGTGAATTAGCTATATCACTAGCCGATTGATAAACGCCATCAACTTTATAACCATAAAAGTATCCAATTGGGTACCCACCCGTTGTATAACTTTGACTTTTATCTCCATCGATAATAGAGTAACCTTCTTGGTAAAGATTGACCACTTTATTTTTTATTGTTGCTAGGTTACCACTGATGTTGTATCCCCAATCACCGATTTGATCTCTCCAGCTAATAGCCATTTCCACACCTTTGTTCTCAATTTCTCCTAGGTTGCCAACACCAGGTATGCTTCCTGAAATGCCCTTTACTTGGGCTAACAAGTCTTTGGTATTTTTCTTGTAATATACACCTTCAAAATGTAGACGGTTACGAAGCATATTGGCTTCAAACCCGGCTTCCCATGCTTCTATTTTTTCCCATCGCAGTTTTGGGTCAGGTGTGTATTCTGGACTATAACCAGGGTAAGCAATTGATCCGAATGGAGTGGAAGAAGTATTTAAGTATAAGGGTTCTGCCGGATATGCTTTACCCATGCTTTGATTACCGAGTGTTCCCCATGAACCTTTTATTTTTAACATGTCGAAGAAGTGTTGCTCTTTCATAAAGTTCTCTTCAGACATTAACCAACCTCCACCAACAGAGTAGAAATTTTGCCATTGTTGCCCTGTGTATGAGAATGCGGAAGAACCGTCACGACGAAATGAACCGTTGAAAAGATACTTCCCTTTATAATTGTAGATTACACGTGCTAGTGCCGACATGGTAGAACGTTCCCATTGGTCGCTCCCGTTTGTAGCTGCTCCGGCATCTCCAATACTCAAATACCATTTATCCGGATTGTTGGCTATTGCAAGAGTTCCCTCTTTACGTGAACCTTCTATTTTGCCTAATTCATTGTAGTAGGTGGTAAATCCTGCCATGGCAGTTAAGTTATGTTCGCCGAAACTATTGGCATAAGTTAGCAAATAATCACTTTGCACCTTTACCTCATTTTGCTTGAATTGGCTGATTGCTGTTTTTTTACTTCCTAGAGTTTCGATTTTACCTGCAACACTTGCATCGTATACCCGCAAAATCGGTGTATAGGTGCGGCTGCTATTAGAGGCGTAATCGACAGAATACATCGTTTTGAAGGTGAAATGTTTCAGGAAGTTTAATTCAGCGTAAATATTACCTGCACCACGATAGTTTTCAGCTCGGGTGGTGTTCGCTTTTAAATTGACATCAACCATTGGGTTATCAATCTGTCCCTTTTGAAAATTGGGGAGTGAGGCGTACAACTGATACTCGTCGTTGAAAACCGGAGCTACGGGAGCAGAGCGTATAGCATTGATCACATTTTTAGCATCGGTAGGCAAGATCCGTGCTCCATTAAATTGGAATCCGACTTTCAGATACTCTTTTACTTTATAGTCATTGCTTACATTGATGGTGAGTTTACTGAACTTCTCGTGGAGTATGTTTCCTTGTTCAGAGGTGTAACCCACACCCATGTAGAAACTATGTTTGTTCGAAGCACCGGTAATGCTAATGTTATTGTTTGTCATAAATCCAGTTTGGAAGATTTCGTCTTGCCAATTGGTATCAGCATTCCAATTACTGAAATCGAACAAAGGATTACCTTGGTTGCCTAGCTGCTCGTTGTATAATTCTTTAAATCCTGCAGCATCCACCATATCTATTTTATCAACAACTTTCTTCCATCCGAAAGAACTGTTGATATTAACTAGTGTTTGTCCGTCTTTAGCTCTTTTAGTTGTTACGATGATTACACCATTGGCTCCTCGTACACCGAAGATAGCTAATGAAGAGGGATCTTTCAATATTTCCATGGATTCAATGTCCGATGGATTGAGGAAGTTGATATTATCATTGAACAATCCATCGACAATATAGAGTGGTGTGTAACCATTAATAGAGTTTGTTCCGCGAATACGTATTTCCGGGTCGGCTCCTGCGCGACCAGAATTTACGACCTGTACGCCGGCAATCTTTCCTTGTAAAGAAGATAGCGGATTAGTACTGGGCTTATTGGCGATTTCTTCTCCTTTGATATTGGTAATGGATCCCGTGAGGTCTCTTTTTCTTGCACTACCGTAGCCGATTACAACTGTTTCAGTTAAAACAGTAACATCATCTTTCAGTGTTACATTGATGGTAGTTTCTGTCCCGACTTGGATCACTTGTTTAGCCATTCCTACATAAGAAAACTCGAGTTTAGCTCCCGGGGCAACAGAAAGAATATAGTGGCCGTCTAAGTCAGTGATAACTCCGTTTGAAGTGCCTTGCACTACTACAGATACTCCAATTAGAGGCTCATTGTGTTGATCAATCACTTTACCACTCACACTCTTGTTTTGAGCCAGAATAGGTAAGGTCATTATAAACATACAGGTCAGGAAAGTCAGACTTCGTAGCCATGATATGGCATTCTTCGTTTGAAGAGGTTTTAGAGGTTTGTTCTTCATTGCATTAAGTTTTTAACAAATGTTTTTTCTTCTGTTCTATGAATCGATCTTCTTTATATCTTCTTGATTGTTCCTTTTTTCTTTCTAAGTACAAAGCATAAAACCGGGCCCTTGATCTTTGCTATGTCATCTGATTCAAAAAGAAACTTTCTCAATAAAGTAAAGTCGCTTGAACGTTCGCAAATGTATAGACAGAAACAAACAAACAAGAAAATAGACGTTCATCACAAATACACTGCCTCTATATTTAACATTCAATGGAATACACTTTTCCCTCTCAAAAATGTGTATTCCATTGTAAATCAATTCAATAAGACGTGACTATTCTATCTCTAGAAAGTAT contains these protein-coding regions:
- a CDS encoding TonB-dependent receptor, translated to MKNKPLKPLQTKNAISWLRSLTFLTCMFIMTLPILAQNKSVSGKVIDQHNEPLIGVSVVVQGTSNGVITDLDGHYILSVAPGAKLEFSYVGMAKQVIQVGTETTINVTLKDDVTVLTETVVIGYGSARKRDLTGSITNIKGEEIANKPSTNPLSSLQGKIAGVQVVNSGRAGADPEIRIRGTNSINGYTPLYIVDGLFNDNINFLNPSDIESMEILKDPSSLAIFGVRGANGVIIVTTKRAKDGQTLVNINSSFGWKKVVDKIDMVDAAGFKELYNEQLGNQGNPLFDFSNWNADTNWQDEIFQTGFMTNNNISITGASNKHSFYMGVGYTSEQGNILHEKFSKLTINVSNDYKVKEYLKVGFQFNGARILPTDAKNVINAIRSAPVAPVFNDEYQLYASLPNFQKGQIDNPMVDVNLKANTTRAENYRGAGNIYAELNFLKHFTFKTMYSVDYASNSSRTYTPILRVYDASVAGKIETLGSKKTAISQFKQNEVKVQSDYLLTYANSFGEHNLTAMAGFTTYYNELGKIEGSRKEGTLAIANNPDKWYLSIGDAGAATNGSDQWERSTMSALARVIYNYKGKYLFNGSFRRDGSSAFSYTGQQWQNFYSVGGGWLMSEENFMKEQHFFDMLKIKGSWGTLGNQSMGKAYPAEPLYLNTSSTPFGSIAYPGYSPEYTPDPKLRWEKIEAWEAGFEANMLRNRLHFEGVYYKKNTKDLLAQVKGISGSIPGVGNLGEIENKGVEMAISWRDQIGDWGYNISGNLATIKNKVVNLYQEGYSIIDGDKSQSYTTGGYPIGYFYGYKVDGVYQSASDIANSPKNTLATVTPGDLKFVDVDGDKQITTADRTMIGNPTPDFTYGLSLGVSYKNFDLSMDMMGQHGNEIYRTWDNYNWSQFNYMSARMNRWHGEGTSNSEPLLNTKHTINNLNSDYYIEDGSFLRIRNIQLAYSFDKELLQKIHLQALKLYVNAQNLKTWKNNTGYTPELGGSATAFGVDGGSYPMPAVYTFGVNLTF